In the Herpetosiphon gulosus genome, TACCGTCCACCGACACAATCTTGAGATCGCCAGGTTGGACACCAGCTGCCTTGAGGACTTCGATCGCGCCGATGCCCATATCATCGTTGTGGATAAATAAACCCTGAAAATCTTTGCCGGGGGTGTATTTTTTCAGCAGCGCCTGCATCACAGGGACGGCCTCAGCCCGAGTAAAATTACCAGTCTGCGAGTCGAGGATGGTGATATTGGCATTGAGTTTGTTGCGCAAACCCTTGGCTCGCCCGACTGCGGCACCGGAGCCAGTGGTTCCCGACAGTTCGAGGATCACGCCGCCGTTTGGCATCATCTTGTTGAACTCTGCGGCAGCCCGCTCGCCTTCCAACACCATATTGGAACCGATGTGGGTGCTATACAGAGATTTATCGGCGCTCACGCTGCGGTCAACAATAATCACTGGAATTCCAGCATTCTTGGCCTCGGTCAGAACAGCATCCCAGCCATCCTCAACCACTGGTGGCAGTGCAATCACATCCACGCCCTGCTGGATACAGGCTCGCACAGCTGAGATCTGATTCTCTTGTTTCTGTTGGGCATCGGAGAAGACCAGTTGCTTAATTCCAAGGGTTGCCGCTGTTTCTTTGATCGAGGCGGTATTGGCGGTGCGCCAGTCGCTTTCAGCCCCAAGCTGCGGATAGCACAGCACCATATCGCTGTAGGTTTTGGCTCCCGTCGCTGGTGCGTCTGCCGGAGCAGTGGGTGTATCTTGGGCACCACAACCGACTAGCCCAATGATAACCAGCAGCGCCATCAGACGCGTAGCGAATGATCGTGAAATGCTCATGGAACGTCCTCCTTAGAGAAAACCTAGCTAGCAAACCGTCGTTATCGGCGAGAAAAAGTCTTACTGAATGTTGCCTAGCGCCTCGCCAGGCACGGCGTGATACGCGGTACGCAACCTGTGCGAACCTAAGAATGATTTGATTAGTCACGCGGACTTCATGGCTCAAAAGGGTTTCAACGGTGGGAGGAAATTACCTAATATTTGCGCCTAGGCAATTCCTGTGCGGCGGTATCCTGTCGGTATACGCCCTCGATCGGCTTGATCCATTTCTCGACTGGTGTATCATTGGCCAAGTGTAGCGCTGTCTCGAAGAACAGTGGGCCAAGCAGCGGGTTGCACTCGATTGTGGCGTTCAGCTTGCCAGCAATCATCGCTTCGAAGGCGGCTCGCACCGCATCAATCGAAACAATCTTGATATCGATGCCAGGCTGTAGCCCATATTCCTCAATGGCCTCGATTGCACCAAGCGCCATGTCATCGTTCTGAGCGAACACACCGTCGATGCTGCGGCCATGCGTTCGCAGCAACGCTGCCATTTCTTCTTTGCCACGGGCGCGAATGAAATCGCCAGACTGGCTGTCGAGCACCTGCAGACCAGGATATTCCCGCAGGCATTCCTGAAAGCCAGTACCTCGCCCGATCATCGGTGCAGATCCTTGGGTGCCTTCCAAGATGACGATCGACCCTTGGCCATCGAGCAGTCTGGCCATCTCGCCACAGGCTCGCCGACCCTCTTCAACAAAGTCCGAGCCGATTCGCACACTGTAGAGATCGTCTGGTACATCGGCGTTGCGATCGAGCAGAATCAGCGGGATGCCAGCCTGTTTCACCTCGGCAAAAACCTCGTCCCAGCCCGTCTCAACCACTGGCGAGACTCCGATGACATCGACACCTTGGGCAATAAATGAACGGATGGCCTTGATCTGGTTTTCCTGCTGCTGCTGGGCATCGGAAAGATCCAATTCGACACCAAGCTGGTTGGCCGTATCTTGGATCGAGCGCGTGTTGGCGGTGCGCCACTCGCTTTCGGCTCCGATTTGAGCAAACCCGACAACCAACTCAGGATAGGTTTTGGTCTGAACATCGAGTGGGGATGCTGTCGCTCCGCTGGCGCTAGGTGAGGAGCCGCCGCACGCCGCCAGAGTCCACACCATAGACAGTGCGATAACGCGGCGGTAGAGTGCAAGGGCTTTCATTGGGGAGCGCCTCCTTTGGCGATTTCCAGACCAGACGTGGTCGGTAAACTGATCGATGGGCTACTGTGGTTAGTATAGCAGTTGGGCGGGAGCGAACAAGCCTTATTCCTACGCAGAATATCTGCTATTTTAACGATTTTTTACCGATCGCAGTGTCTAGTTTTTTAGCCTAGTGTTTGATTTTTTACGATCATCGCCCTAAGGAGTAGCAAGTGCCAGCGGCAATTGAGCGACGCTTCCACGCTGCCGTGGGATGATCAGCGCCACACATGTACCACGTCCATGTTGGCTTTCGATCGACAGCCCATAGTCGGAGCCATAGTAGAGCTTGATCCGCTGATTGACATTGCTGATGCCATAGCCATCCTCAACGACCTGCATAGCACCTGTCATCCAGAGGTTCCCCGCCGCCAGCAGCTCCCGCACATGGGCGAGCCGTTCTTGAGTCATCCCAATACCGTTGTCTTCGACCTCGATTCGCAACCGATCACCATCGAGCCAGCGGCCACGCACTACAATCATGCCACCATTGCGCTTGTTCTTGATCCCGTGGTAGAGCGCATTCTCTACTAATGGTTGGAGAGTCAACTTGAGCATCTCGCTATTACGGGTGTCATCGGGAATATCGATCTGGTAGTCGAGAATATCACGGTAGCGAATCTTTTGGATCGCCAGATAGCTTTCGATATGGGCGATCTCATCATGAAGCGTGATCCAATCCCGGCCTTTACTAAGCGTGATTCGGAAGAAACGTGACAGCGCCGCAACTAGATCGACGATCTGCGCTGTACGCTTGGCTTCGGCCATCCAGATAATCGCATCAAGGGTGTTGTAAAGGAAATGCGGGTTGATCTGAGCCTGAAGCACTCGCAGTTCAGCCTTTTTGAGATTCTCGTGCTCTTCAAGTTTAGCATCGAGCAATTCTTTGATCTTGCCGACCATAATGTTGAAGCTTAACCCCAACTCAGTGATCTCATCGGCGTTATCGGCGATTACCAGTGCCTCGAGATCCTGACGAGCAATCGTCGTAGTCACGTCGTGCAGCTTCTTGATCGGAACATAGATACTTTTTGAAATCCGCCAAGCAGCAACGATCGAAAAGAGGATCGAAGTCATAATCA is a window encoding:
- a CDS encoding ABC transporter substrate-binding protein translates to MKALALYRRVIALSMVWTLAACGGSSPSASGATASPLDVQTKTYPELVVGFAQIGAESEWRTANTRSIQDTANQLGVELDLSDAQQQQENQIKAIRSFIAQGVDVIGVSPVVETGWDEVFAEVKQAGIPLILLDRNADVPDDLYSVRIGSDFVEEGRRACGEMARLLDGQGSIVILEGTQGSAPMIGRGTGFQECLREYPGLQVLDSQSGDFIRARGKEEMAALLRTHGRSIDGVFAQNDDMALGAIEAIEEYGLQPGIDIKIVSIDAVRAAFEAMIAGKLNATIECNPLLGPLFFETALHLANDTPVEKWIKPIEGVYRQDTAAQELPRRKY
- a CDS encoding sensor histidine kinase, whose translation is MDEHLPNRAPIAVALTKRSAAPRLRLRLSIRDKILLALLMVVILMSVPYVFLIVPGLEYKTQYDVLIQNITTANSINGYIKPSIDAEIWEIIAGKKPFAQGTQYAILGDVDHRIEQMIDNSSSEKGRVKLRIIQHTLQTLRSSIDQVGIQIAQNKTFAENLVLMEEIRSITQLIEGNVQAYALFEVNRTQQQYQAMQSDLTRWAIGGLAVIMTSILFSIVAAWRISKSIYVPIKKLHDVTTTIARQDLEALVIADNADEITELGLSFNIMVGKIKELLDAKLEEHENLKKAELRVLQAQINPHFLYNTLDAIIWMAEAKRTAQIVDLVAALSRFFRITLSKGRDWITLHDEIAHIESYLAIQKIRYRDILDYQIDIPDDTRNSEMLKLTLQPLVENALYHGIKNKRNGGMIVVRGRWLDGDRLRIEVEDNGIGMTQERLAHVRELLAAGNLWMTGAMQVVEDGYGISNVNQRIKLYYGSDYGLSIESQHGRGTCVALIIPRQRGSVAQLPLALATP
- a CDS encoding ABC transporter substrate-binding protein, with the protein product MSISRSFATRLMALLVIIGLVGCGAQDTPTAPADAPATGAKTYSDMVLCYPQLGAESDWRTANTASIKETAATLGIKQLVFSDAQQKQENQISAVRACIQQGVDVIALPPVVEDGWDAVLTEAKNAGIPVIIVDRSVSADKSLYSTHIGSNMVLEGERAAAEFNKMMPNGGVILELSGTTGSGAAVGRAKGLRNKLNANITILDSQTGNFTRAEAVPVMQALLKKYTPGKDFQGLFIHNDDMGIGAIEVLKAAGVQPGDLKIVSVDGTRGGFQAMVDGWFQADVECNPLLGPQVFELALKLMNGQPVEPEVITNETVYYPENAAELLPTRKY